The DNA segment ccattttctaTATTAgacaatatttgactttttatttatttaaaaaaacgtttgaatttcataattatcattttaaaataaagggacgaaattttggtatttattttcttttcagaattgGAATAAGAACTTTTATCACATTTTCCTTAAGTTGGAGCTAGGCCAATTCGATATTCTAAACGTCTTTAGTGACTTGGAAgagagaaaactatttttttccctTAATTGGAAgaggggaatttttttttaaatgttaacatttttatcgagttgataatgaggaaattttggttttcaattattttctgaatttgaagaggaatctgtttttatttttaagatttttatctaGTTGGAAagacaaaatttgactttttaactttttctaaattgaaagagGGAATTGCTTTGTTTTGCACATTTTTATCAAGTTGGGATGGAGGGAATTTTgcttaataattgtttttctgaaatcgaagaggtcaattttttttcttttatcatttttttagtagactaggacaaatttggtaattttaacatttaaataaaaggtgggaatttcttattttcaattttttactgaattggacctgcgatatatatatattttttttttagatttttattaacaTGCGTTGAAAGAGCGGATTTTGGCagcttcaactttgaaagtttaaaataaaaaatatttctacttgCAGTACTCTGATTTGTAGTTCCGTTTTGATTActttaaatgacaaaaatttcagttttaaaagtttccattttcatattatttcagtGACCGAGAAATAAACGAATCTGGCGTACACTCAACAGTCGAGTCAAAATcaattcaaagttaaattattattaatactttattattattttttagtggGAAGATTGCACGTAGCAAACCAGTTTTAAAAATGCTTTCATCGACAAAGGTTGAATCGATTTACAAGCACACTTACTGTCTTCACGGGAACATAATCgatgaaaaaaatggtaagacACACAAATCATCCAATAAATATTCCTTTTATCTTCATTATGGGAAACTTATGTAAAAATGAGCGTTGGCTTGAACATTTTTCCAGAGTTGCCGAAATACATTTACACGAAATTCTACAGCGGTTTTCCCGACGACTGGGAAAATATCCACCAAATCTGGAAGAACTACGTCGCTCAAGGAAGCAAAGAAAATTATCGATGGCCAATGGACGTTTGTTTCAGTGACGATGACCTTAATAGCGAAATCACCGATATCACTGACATTCATAGAAGTAGTGAGACGAAATTTCAGGAACCCAGTTCCATTGACAAATCGACTCCTCAGAGGTCTTCCGGTTACAGTTCGGATATCCGACCAGAAAGTAATTCAAAATCGAGTGAAAATTTGAGCAGAGATGTAAACTTGAAAGATGCCTCGCATTTGTCGAGCAGGAATAAAACCATGGAGGTTTCGAGTTTTTCTAGTGAAAAAGAGAATAGAAGTCGAATGGAGAATAAAAGTCAAGATGAGAGCAGACACCTGGGTGAAAACAGAAGTGGAAATTTATACACAGCTCTGAATTATGCTCAGACTTTAAAAGACTATATCTTTGAAGATAAGCTGACCATTATAACCCAGAATTTACTGAACGAAAATTGCCCTCGGGAGTACGTAAGATACGTAAATGAAACTATCGAGAATTTAAACCATCTCATTTCTTACAAAATGACGAACTTGGATGAAACCGAAGTCAAGCGGCCGAGAGTTGAAGCCAAAAATGATTCCCGTATCGCTGAAgactttcaaagaaattgttcCACTCCTCTTTTCGCATGCAATGAACGAATGTTGAATGCATCGACACAAGTTTCTGCCAATGAGGTGGTTCAGAGAATATCAAATGTTGAAACTGAAAAGCGAAATGAAAAGCACgaaacatatccaaaaatgataAGCCCGCAGAATCTAAATCCAGTAACGAGTGGTGATATTTCGGAAAGCGAAACTTACGCTGGAATTCCAAAAATATCGATGGATCGAATTTTTCAGTCGAAGAATTACCATTCGAGGTACAAGGAGAGGAAAATTGAGCGTAATTTGAAAAGTAATGCTTTGAAATTGAGCGCGAATGACTGTAGGGATAATTTGTCTTATGACTCGAGTGTGAGTTTGACGGaggaagaaattcaaaagaattatgaGGAAAAGTCGAACAAAGCTAGGTTGAATTCAAATATCCCACAATTTGGAACAAATACGTCAAAAGTTTTCGGAGGAAGAACCGATTTACAATTGGACCCTCTGAGGCAAAATCGCATACCTTTGGAAGTGATGCGAAAAACTTGCTTCGAGGAAAACAGAAAGAGGATAGAGAATTCCAACACAACTGCCAATTTCAACAACGCCAATTTGACTTCGCTGGATAGAGAAAACAGAAAAACCCCGAATGATAAGGAAAATTTAGAAGCGAATAAACAACCTGGGTCTTTAGAAACTTTTCAGATGAAAGAGGCTCAGAGTTCACAGCATCTTAAAGTTGATGATCAGCGAGGGAAACTGAAAGCAACAATAGTAAATTCGGAAGTCAGTGCCTTGCAGAGGTCGAAAAGGCcgcataaaaatcaatttttaactttcgaaTCAGATGATAGTAGACCGGAGCAAAGAGAAAAGGATGAAGCATTCAAGAATTCGACTTTTCTGAAAGGTGCGGAAACGTTTCAGGATCCGGAGAAAATTGCATCTGAAGATCGAGAGATTTCGGGAAATGATTACTTCGGGTCTGAGAACAATCCCAAGCTTTTGGAATTTTGGACGCCGCATGTAACTTTTGATGGCAAAAATTATCATCTTATTTTTGAAGGGATTTTGCTAAAGTATGTAtaactctttttattttcttaaatcagtCGAAAGTGTCcatgaaatttaagaatatatattttgatttcaGTGCGGTAGGTCGgcctatgaagaaaaaatttatttcgaatcaTGTCGTGAGAAGAGTTTCCTCAAAGGTTATTGAAACGGAAGATCGTCAATTTTATAAGCTGATTGGTGATTTGCATAATACCAAGCATGGTAATTACAAAGAAATGACAAAGTGTCCGCTGAACCttgaaaccgggaatttttgagACCGAGGAaatccgggaaatgacagtgaatttcttttttgaccgggaattttacaaatttttagaagaaatttttccaagtttgattagaaccgttttttaaataattagttgaattgttatctttttcaattatgctattattcagcttacaatgcataattcgaaaatcttttacttacaaaatttttcatttcagatttttgtttttatgcttACAGttgtaattaaattcatttatatattttgttaatggatctttactttaagtattaaaaagtgaacaataattgatttgatgaaacgattttaattccattcaaaatttaagaatgtccaaattttaacgttaaaaattaaacggtttttttttgaaagtcttagtcaaaAAATCTAAACGTctcattgaaactttataaactattttcaacttaaaaggaaCTTCATAATGATGTTTtcttaattaaaggtttttattcaatttaaaatattcaatttttgaaacccattcattttcaaatttttgaattaagagaaagaataattattgtatgttaaacaatatttgactgtttatttaagaggagtgaattgaaaccaaatatttaaaagcaaacaatttgaaattgaattttttgacctagaattgttatttttgaaaaatgtttaatttggaagtgaaattgttgaattttgatatataaataacaatttaacacgtataatttgtacaaaaaaattgagtaattttaagagatatttagaggctttcaaaagattcaaaactattatgcaaatttgtaaaaatttccttaaaatcttccagattcttttctgaacattttgtaaatcttttaaagctATGTCATGAGAGGGTcaacgtgaccaaacctggtcatcaatttttctttcccatcttacgtctaaacgaaatgagcttctacaatttttcttttaaatctgcaaacatatgcattttcttttcaattaggctatcatttcaagtttttaattaattttgaattttttcggaacgtctaaatatctcttaaaattactcaaatttcttctacaaataataagtgttcaattgttatttatacatcaaaattttaaggaatttttctcaaatttgcaggatttcctaaaagttgtaggaaaatttttaatttattttaaaaggtatttagaggttctgaacatttttttttaataatataattttgaaagcattgaaaatgataacgcggatttatattttttgaactgaagcTGAATCTGTggactctataatttataaaagttcaatatttaaaattaggtaGCTTAtcggaatttcatttaaaaattgtattgaaaagtgTTTAGTAcgttccattttatacgtgtaagttattgagaattttattataacattttttaatttaacaacttttaaatttctattttaaaagttcaaaatcgaCAGTTCCACTTTGAGCGCTTTCATTTTcggctcagtttttattacttcaaatggaaatttGTTTAGCTTTTTTTCTCGAAATGTTTGCTAGTCGGGAAATAACGgggaatttatttcttcgattaaaatggccagcCTGAATgattatataaattaacaaaatacaaatgAGTAcctatttatcattaaaaaaattgtattcctagTTGTTCCGAAGGAGCTTTTACCTCAATGCAGAAACGGATGCCCAGCAAAAATCGATCACTTCTGCGCCATGTGGCTGAAATTAAAAGGAGGTGAATATCTTTTCCTAAACGAGAATTTTCATGATTCAAATTTCTCTAACATTACTTAGTTTTCAGAAAACAACGTTATCGCCGAGCGTCCACAAAAATCTGCTACAGAACTTTTACAAAATGTTCAAAGTAGTACTAGAGGAAGGCGCATTTTACCTCCTTTGAATTATTGGACGGGTAAATAACtttatttcgtttattttttgctTCTAAAATGGCCGAGATTTTAATGTAAAAACAGGGAATTGACTTCTGTTCGCAGTAAAATTCAAGCTTTCATCTCatttttctctaatatttttttcGCTGACTCAAGTATGATAATCGAACTGATGATGTTTCAAACATACAGAAACAATAATTTTCCCAATTTCTCCAAGAAATGGATTTGTCacattttattctctttttcCTCATTTAAACTAACTTGgaactcaaaatattaaaaaatagctatcctttttattttaagacaggAAGTTTCCttgcagaaatataatttatcttggaagagggaattttagacatgaaatgaaaatttgtttccaatatattcggatttagaagaaatgaatttaaaagaatccctgttccaagacagaatttgtcacaatttgaaagttccctcttccaaattttagataaaaaagtacctatttcaagtagtttttaaagtaaaaatagtaTTTCAAAGAAGGAATATTgctaaattataatagaaaatttggttaaatttttcgttgcgaaattatctttttatagttaaaaattcaactacttggaaaatcttttgataaacatgattttttctagttgaagattcatcatttgaattgaaaatttatctctggttgaaaatgtaactactttggtgaaaatcaatttttttaactaaaaatttaacttccagcagaaaaatttcttttttttgtttaaaatccgtttattttttgttaagaattagatcTTTAAAAGATCatgtaaccattctatttttggttgaaaggatataattttttttaaatgaaaatttccagttttgattgtccaattttcgttaaaaattgatcttttcttgttcaaaattcaacaatgtggatgaaaatttgttttttttttcattgaaaattcaactatttcgttgaaaattcacaatatttggttaaaaatcgatttttttgtaaaaaattatctttctttctaagttaatcttgtttgaaaattcttcttttcgtaaaaataaaagtattccaCTTGagtatttatcattttaactttaaatttatctttcaggttaaaaataaatttattttgttgaaaattgaactcttttattgaaaattgaactcttttattgaaaattattattttatatatttatatctttaGATGAAAAGGAttatttgccgaaaatttaactatttttttcgaaaatgtttttttgttggttgaaaattattttgttttttaaactgaaaatgtaactaatattcaatttttgggtgaaataatgatcttttaagttgaaaattcatctttttggtagaaattattcttcttggttgaaaatttatccttctggtttaaacttcaactattcgagttaaaaattttcacaaagatcgtgcagaaagtaatttttttaatttaaaatttaattatttaagttttgattcaCATTTGATCGctttcggtaaaaattaatttttttttgtgttgaaaattcaagtttcagttgaagattcagttttttagttgaaaacttatttttttggtttagaatttaattattcaagttgaggaatgattttagttgaaaattcattaattagggggaaaattaaagtattttcttgaaaagccGTTTTCatccgccgaatcgccaccctggtgtagattaattaaaaattgataagagATCATTTTGTACTCTTTAATAGGTGAGCGATTAGTTGTAAAAGACGACAACCCTGTTTATAAACCAGCAGATCCAAAGGAATATTTTGCACCTTCCGGAATCAAGAGCCCTAAAAACACCCGGGTGAGTTACTAAGGAAATCACAAATTGCTGCTGCGGTCAAGATTATTGATCAAGATCATGTacctcataatttatttttatgtataacGAATTCATTTACGTTTTcaatcgtttattttttaattttgctttcatTTGAATTACCGTTGACAAATATGAAATAAAGTCTTCTTTTTGCGGATGCTACAATTTggggtttttaattttgaagttactATAAACCCGTCCTtggtttctgtaaaaaattgacaGTATCTCGTAGGTCTTTCTTGGAATCCGAACGTtctttaagtaataattttgaaaatacagaaCCCACAAGATCAAGAAAATCAGACGGACATGGCAAAAGAAATCGCGATGCCAAGCACAATAAAGAAAGTTGACAAGATATCAAAACCCAATCTTTCGAATGaggtaacatttttttcaagaattcctaaattagttttaattaaaagtatccaccgaataaaaatttttttctcaggaTCCTCTTTCGTCGACCCGTGCAACAAAGGGTTCTTCCAACTCCGAAGAAATCGAAGCTCCcagcaaaaataaaattgcccATAAACTGATCTTCTCGTCAAGCGACAGCGAAGAGGACCAACAAAAAATCAACACGCGCTCAGTATGTTGAATTATGCTTTCTGAGAGAAATGAATggttccatttttatttcaaattctataaaatcttgctttcatacgtttttttattccacAGAAGAGAAAGAGTCGAAAAAGTTTCGATTTCATCGAAAACTCATCCAGACGTGAGAAAAATGCCTATCGACAAAACgaggtaaataattttattttggggTTGCTGTaggtcagggaaagtcagggaaaacTTAAAAGAGTCAGAGAATTTTCGATGAACTGAAGTTAAAGTTTATGAAATTCTGTATTCTgtaaagaattccttttttttaaatctgttttcaggaaatttttttcacacattttttattaaatatcgctcgtttctagttaaaaattcaactatatggttgagagttgaactactttgttcagaattcatttgattaattaaagattcatcccttcagttgcaaatttaactattttgttgaacatgtttttttaattaatttttttttaattgaaaatttaactattccattttttgttaaaaactcatcgtttttagtagaaaattctataatttttttgatattttttttcttcattgacgaaaaaatcttttctggttgaaaaatcaatgtctgttgttcaaaattcgtcttttagatgaatccaactgttttttatttaaaattaaaattcaactgcttatgatttaaaattaaaatattttggtggaaatattatctattacatttttctgtaggaattcatcctttttggttaaaattttaattacttggcTACAAGTTGAACtacatgttaaaaatttacttcgtTGTTtgaagaatcattattttagttgaaaattcatttccttggtcatgaatttaactgtttcatttttggtaaacaaattgatctttttaattgaagtttcaactatttggttgaaaatcgaattatttttttaaaaagtaatcttttttggtcgaaaattaaactgttttcattTTGTCCAATCCGtccttttggaatgaaaattaatcttctttggtcgaaatttttagtttttggttatagttaaatctttttttatataaatttcgagtatttggttaaaaactcatctttgggtggataattcaactgttttaaagaatttgtctttttggcttgtcttaaattaatgtcttttgtttGTCCAAACTTATGTTTTCGGGTGAAATGACcagtgttttctaaaaaaattcgtctttttactttgcaaactcaacttttttggttgaaaatttatcttttttattttaaaatttaatatattttgacttaaaatctaAAACGTAGTATCTGCAATAAAAATGTAGaaggagaaaaatgaaaaattggtcagggaaaagttaagaaattttgtAGTCGCGATtctatatttgattaatttataaaaacacttAAAGCATATTAATTCTTTCCTTTTTCCAGAATCCTAAAACTGCTAATTCCTATGGATTGAGAAAGAGGCAAAAAATTGATCATAATGAAGTTGATTCAGATATCGAGAGTGATACGGATTCGAGTCCAAGTGACAAACAtgagaagaaaaaattgtaagcttttaaaatattttattttattttataatttgaaatttttggacttttgacttttttaaaattttaaattttaaacaccaggtatataatttttttgttacatggCACGAAGGCAAACGACAAACAAGCCTTCTCAAATTCGTTGCATTTATAAGAGAAACGTTCCAGCTAAAGACGCCATGCTATCGGACGATCAGCTTTCAGTGGCGTGAATGTATATAGGATTCGTAGATTATTTACATCAATAATGATATAGTTTATTATATTAAGAAGATCTGGTATCTGAAAATCGAGATAATTATAAGAATTAACTCCTAGATAGATTCAAAATTCGAGATCTGTTACAACAAATTCTATCGGAAATTATGCCTTACggtaaaatataaaactttagtAGAATATTAAGATGAATAATATAGTTGATGTGGTTTTTATTTCGTTTGAGACCTTGAATCATTGTTATTATATAAATACTTACGGTGCTCTATAAAAATagaatctcaattttttaattagctttaaatatatttttcttactaTACAGTGTATTTGAAATATGGACAACGAATTAAAGAAGTATAGGATAAAGGATTCCatgtttagtttatattttaaattctaaatataacTATTAATTCCCAGCTAAGTGTCAGAAAGAGATTGCTAATCGTAAATAGAAGCGTGTTTTCACACTTTCAATTTGTTTCCTTAAACCAAAATTGTGACGAATTAAATTCGTTTTCAATCTGACCGAATTTTTTCATTGAGCGATTGGAATTTTGATGATTAGctgattttcaattgtttatgaGTTAAGATGAACAAATTTGAATCTTCGAagctaatgttttttttaaatacagcatGTCCAAAGCAATTCGGAACGAAataatatatcattaaaattgattcgaaaggtaaaattatatttaaaagtgaaataaaaaataaaaatagtgtacACCTGGAACTATAAGGTGTTTATTGATAAAGTTACTTGACACTAAAATAGGTATAAcattcttaattataatttaaaattcatcgagTGTCTTTAGATTTTGGATGGATTTTAATTTGACTTATTCCTCTGAAAAAGTTCCCTTGATAACGAAAGATCtgaaagatattaatttagaCAGTAGTaggatttttattaatataaaaagaaggtacttccaattttatttcgaattttaaacattctcaTATTATTTTCCTTCTAATCTGTacaggatttaaatttaaatccttaaTAAACTTGGAACGTTTAGATCAAGTTAAGATACTTTCAcattttgaaactttgttttcTGTATTCAAGTGCTATGCTTGACATAATTGAATTTAAGCATCAAGAATTGTAAATTGAATAATCGGctcttttcacaattaaaacaaatttagttgaatttctaaaaatttcatgtGAAAATTTTCGATCTTGGattccttcaatttaaaattattaaaaatatttctttttaacatttttaaaacttatatatgtatatatatatttagtttttattattaatcgGGCAATTAGTGACTCGTAGGATGACTCTTAATTGTTTTAAACgtttatgaattgtttaaacaactactatttaattataactttttcttataaagtgtagaaaactttttttttaatttggtcaactTTGTCGCTTggtattaaatatctacgtcattcaGATATTACTaccatcttattttttttaaacctgtgtctctttacataatttttaaaaacaattttgttgtgaaataaatgttttaaatttacctttttctttaatggagttatatttcattattaaagattaattttacgtTTTGATTTACAATTGAAGTACATATATCGTTTATCGTTAAGTATTGAAATGTTATACAAACTCTGCAAATaagtaatatttgtttaaacacttttttcacaTTGGTTCTGAACAGTTTTTTTTGCAGTCATTTCAGTAATTTCAGTGATAAAcaaattagtaataaaaaattaaaacaaaatttaagtaataaacaTTCTGCtagaattacttttaattttgtcgttctgaaattattttttaaatgtttttctttgaatCCTCTCCACATACTGATCAGTATTGATGCTGTTAAagctatttttgttttcaataaaaatgtaaaactaatcattaataaattgtttaagcatttcgataatgactttaacaaaaaatgctgCTCTTAAGGATGACAAACTATCTCATTAATTACCGAAAGagatacatttcaaaaatttacttgagaacaaaattatttaaacaaatacgaaTCTTGAGACAAGgtaatttttcgtataaaattactaatcttccGATTAAATGTAAAAAAGGTTCCTTTTAATCAGCTAGTAGAAGTAaaagtttatagaaaattgttttaaaaattttttaattaaacaaaatttaatatagttggaaaatattaaaaacatttcacttgTCGAATAAAAATAACTTATAACAAAAGAAGGGAAAAACAGAGCTGATGTgtccattttttacgaaatttgcaatttcaattttttggaacatttttggaGTTCGATAAGGGGAGATAGGAGgcgtgaaaattttaaagtaaattagcAGAAATTATTGGTTGGAGACTCTCCAACCAAGTTTAGTAATCTtaccgcaagctaagtttaagcTCAGAAATGTGAatttcatttttccccaaacaaaaatgttcctatttaaaacatgtttttcacatttttccgaATATTACAACttgctaaaaaaaaagttgttttcaattttttatacttcTTTACCATaacgaatttttcgaaaaaattccccaTCATGTGTTCTCTTACAGggaaacttttctaattttaagatttaaaaaccgAACAGAAGACATCaaccaatttcaaaaatgttttttgtacttttttataatttgacataaatattcaaaaatacattttttgcaactCTTTACATGTATTgagcaaaaattatgaaaatatg comes from the Belonocnema kinseyi isolate 2016_QV_RU_SX_M_011 chromosome 6, B_treatae_v1, whole genome shotgun sequence genome and includes:
- the LOC117174251 gene encoding uncharacterized protein LOC117174251 isoform X2, with the translated sequence MDVTDEINFGDLQKHERYKKLQRDLKLARIKQTKILENSEFNVREKFKTNFNLKTSGLIQSLPWPSCSSINADPSDFNSTVTSSTLQVSRTGSEVLASSCHLKKLISKRQMLHKPMATSSLKQYSEADQSVDDRAIMPPPSSSNIIRPPAKRSSPSVTTESLNQSRQPPSFTDDLYSRGKQSFSDGNSSTDHPEDSGCPQDQSRGKPIVRDFYRWRVVLNDQGQLLIKGSLENGKIARSKPVLKMLSSTKVESIYKHTYCLHGNIIDEKNELPKYIYTKFYSGFPDDWENIHQIWKNYVAQGSKENYRWPMDVCFSDDDLNSEITDITDIHRSSETKFQEPSSIDKSTPQRSSGYSSDIRPESNSKSSENLSRDVNLKDASHLSSRNKTMEVSSFSSEKENRSRMENKSQDESRHLGENRSGNLYTALNYAQTLKDYIFEDKLTIITQNLLNENCPREYVRYVNETIENLNHLISYKMTNLDETEVKRPRVEAKNDSRIAEDFQRNCSTPLFACNERMLNASTQVSANEVVQRISNVETEKRNEKHETYPKMISPQNLNPVTSGDISESETYAGIPKISMDRIFQSKNYHSRYKERKIERNLKSNALKLSANDCRDNLSYDSSVSLTEEEIQKNYEEKSNKARLNSNIPQFGTNTSKVFGGRTDLQLDPLRQNRIPLEVMRKTCFEENRKRIENSNTTANFNNANLTSLDRENRKTPNDKENLEANKQPGSLETFQMKEAQSSQHLKVDDQRGKLKATIVNSEVSALQRSKRPHKNQFLTFESDDSRPEQREKDEAFKNSTFLKGAETFQDPEKIASEDREISGNDYFGSENNPKLLEFWTPHVTFDGKNYHLIFEGILLNAVGRPMKKKFISNHVVRRVSSKVIETEDRQFYKLIGDLHNTKHVVPKELLPQCRNGCPAKIDHFCAMWLKLKGVFRKQRYRRASTKICYRTFTKCSK
- the LOC117174251 gene encoding uncharacterized protein LOC117174251 isoform X1; its protein translation is MDVTDEINFGDLQKHERYKKLQRDLKLARIKQTKILENSEFNVREKFKTNFNLKTSGLIQSLPWPSCSSINADPSDFNSTVTSSTLQVSRTGSEVLASSCHLKKLISKRQMLHKPMATSSLKQYSEADQSVDDRAIMPPPSSSNIIRPPAKRSSPSVTTESLNQSRQPPSFTDDLYSRGKQSFSDGNSSTDHPEDSGCPQDQSRGKPIVRDFYRWRVVLNDQGQLLIKGSLENGKIARSKPVLKMLSSTKVESIYKHTYCLHGNIIDEKNELPKYIYTKFYSGFPDDWENIHQIWKNYVAQGSKENYRWPMDVCFSDDDLNSEITDITDIHRSSETKFQEPSSIDKSTPQRSSGYSSDIRPESNSKSSENLSRDVNLKDASHLSSRNKTMEVSSFSSEKENRSRMENKSQDESRHLGENRSGNLYTALNYAQTLKDYIFEDKLTIITQNLLNENCPREYVRYVNETIENLNHLISYKMTNLDETEVKRPRVEAKNDSRIAEDFQRNCSTPLFACNERMLNASTQVSANEVVQRISNVETEKRNEKHETYPKMISPQNLNPVTSGDISESETYAGIPKISMDRIFQSKNYHSRYKERKIERNLKSNALKLSANDCRDNLSYDSSVSLTEEEIQKNYEEKSNKARLNSNIPQFGTNTSKVFGGRTDLQLDPLRQNRIPLEVMRKTCFEENRKRIENSNTTANFNNANLTSLDRENRKTPNDKENLEANKQPGSLETFQMKEAQSSQHLKVDDQRGKLKATIVNSEVSALQRSKRPHKNQFLTFESDDSRPEQREKDEAFKNSTFLKGAETFQDPEKIASEDREISGNDYFGSENNPKLLEFWTPHVTFDGKNYHLIFEGILLNAVGRPMKKKFISNHVVRRVSSKVIETEDRQFYKLIGDLHNTKHVVPKELLPQCRNGCPAKIDHFCAMWLKLKGENNVIAERPQKSATELLQNVQSSTRGRRILPPLNYWTGERLVVKDDNPVYKPADPKEYFAPSGIKSPKNTRNPQDQENQTDMAKEIAMPSTIKKVDKISKPNLSNEDPLSSTRATKGSSNSEEIEAPSKNKIAHKLIFSSSDSEEDQQKINTRSKRKSRKSFDFIENSSRREKNAYRQNENPKTANSYGLRKRQKIDHNEVDSDIESDTDSSPSDKHEKKKLQTTNKPSQIRCIYKRNVPAKDAMLSDDQLSVA